The genomic interval CAGCGTAGACGCGCGGTTATGGGAATGAGCCGTTCAGCGATGGTCCGTGATCGTGGACAGGCGTTGACTGGAGGGCATGACACGGAATGCGCGGAACATGACGATTGTGGTGACCGGTGCTTCGGGGCGTACCGGGTGGCGGAGGCGGCGCGGGCGGCGGGGCTGACCGTGCGGGAGGCCTCGCGGGCGCGGGGGTTCGACTGGGCGGAGCGGTCCACGTGGGCGGACACCTTGCGGGGTGCCGATGCCGCGTATCTCGTGTATCCGTCGGACGTGGGGGCGCCGGAGGCGGGCCGTGCGGTGGGGCTGCTGGCGCAGGAGGCTGTCGGGCTGGGGGTACGGCGGCTGGTGTTGCTGTCGGCTCGGGGGGAGGAGCGGGCGCGGCCCACCGAGGAGGCGTTGCGGGGGTCGGGGGCGGACTGGACGGTCGTGCGGGCGTCGTGGTTCGCGCAGAACTTCAGTGAGGGGCCGCTGGTGGAGGGGTTGCGGGAGGGTGGGGAACTGGTGTTCCCCGGGGGTCCGGTTCGGGAGCCTCCCCCATAGCCTTAAGGGCATGGGAGGTGCCCCCAGTCGATGTGCGGGACATCGCGGATGTGGTCATCGCGGCGGTGACGGGTGGGGACCGGTATGTCGGGCAGGCGGTCACCGTGTCCGGGGCGCGGTTGTTGACGTTCGGGGAGGCGGTCGCGGAGATCGCTGCGGTGACGGGGCGTGAGCTGACGTATCGGGCGGTGTCTGCCCGTCAGTACGGGGAGGTTCTCGCGGGGTTCGGGGTGCCGGGTGAGGAGGTCGAGTTCCTGGTGGAGTTGTTCGAGTCGCTGTTGGACGGGCGGAACTCGTATCTCTCCGAGGGGGTTCAGGAGGTGTTGGGGCGGGAGCCTCGGGACTTCTCGGAGTTCGTGCGGGAGGCTGCGGCGGCGGGTGTGTGGAAGGTCGGCGCGTAGTTGCGTGCGAGGAGGCCTGTACGTCGACTGCGGGTCCGTCGTGGCTGGTCGCGCCGTTCCCCGCGCCCCTTTGGGGCGCGCTTGGTTGGCCGGTGATCGAGAAGGCCCCGTCCTCTTGGGGCGCCTCACTTCTCCGGTGTCTGAGCGTCCCCGGAGCCCTTGTGGGTGTGGGTGTGGGTGCTCTTCGCGTGGGTGCGGAGTCGCGATGTCACGTCCTCCGGGGGGAGGAAGCGGGACCAGCGTTCCGGGAACTCCGAGGGCATGTACGAGTCGTCGGGGTCGTCGTCGTCCTCGCCGTCCCGGGTGCGGACGGCGGCCATGCGGGCGACGTACTCGGCGACCTGCTCGTCCTGGCGGCGTTCGTTGGCGGCGCGGGCGGCGGCGGTCGCGGCGGCCGGCCAGACGCGGTCGATGGCCGCGTTGACGGCGGCTCCGACGAGGACGGCGAACGCGGACACGCCGATCCACAGCAGGACGGCGACGGGGGCGGCGAGGGAGCCGTAGATGGTGGGGCCCTCGACCGTGCTGGTGAGGTAGATGCGCAGCAGGTAGCTGCCGAGAACCCACATGGCGAGGGCCACCAGGGCGCCGGGGACGTCCTCGATCCACGGGGAGCGGACGGGGACGGACACGTGGTACAGCGTCGTCAGGAAGACGACGGACAGGACGATGACAACCGGCCAGTAGAGGACCTGGACGACCGTCTCCGACCACGGCACCACGTTCACCACGGCGTCCGGTCCCGCGACCATGAGCGGCAGCGCGATCGAGCCGATCAGCAGGGCCGCGACGAACAGGGCGAAGGACACGATCCGGGTCTTGACGATGCCGCGGACGCCGTCGAGGCCGTACATGACGGTGATGGTGTCGATGAAGACGTTGACCGCGCGGGAGCCCGACCACAGGGCGAACAGGAAGCCGATGGAGATGACGTCGGGCCGGCCGCCCTTCATCACGTCGTGCAGGATCGGCTGGGCGATCTCGTGCACGCCCTTGTCGGACAGGACCGTACGGGACGCCTCCAGGATGTTGTTCTCCAGGCCGGCGATGCTGTCGGCGCCGGTCCAGCTGTCGACGTAGCCGAGCAGGCCGATGAGGCTCAGCAGGAGCGGCGGCACGGACAGCAGCGTGAAGAACGCGGCCTCGGCCGCGAGGCCCAGGATGCGGTACTCCATGCAGGAGTTGACGGTGTCCTTGACCAGCAGCCAGGCGGTCCTGCGCTTGGAGACGTTCCGGTAGAGGGCACGCGCCCGGTGGAACCGGCTGGTGGGCCGCTCGGTGGGTTCACTTGCTGACTGCACGCCCTAAAGGTATCCGGCGCGCCGGGATGCACTCGTCCCCCGGGGGCGTCGGCCGGGCGGCACGCCCCCGGGGACGGTCGTGTCATGCTCGCGGTGGCCGAAAATAATCGCCCCGATAATCGAAGCCGCATTCGATACTCCGGCGGCTGTTTCGGAGAGTGTCCCGGTGAGGAGTTCGGGCGTCAATTCATGTTGACCCGCCTTCCGGCCGACGAAGACGAAAAAGCGCCATTGACCGAAACAGCCTTGACCCGTTCCGGAATGTCCAGAAATAATCCGGACTGCATTCGTTGCGCGCGTTGGGACGACGTCAGCGCACACGACTCGGGGGAATCAAACGGCTCAAGACCAGGGCCTCGTCCATATGGAAACTCGGCACACAATAGGGAACTCCAATCTCACGAATTCCCATTTGCCCCACCCGTTTCGCGTGTTATTTAATTTGCCCCTGCCGTGAACAACGGGCGCGACTCCACCGTATTCGTCTTTGACAATTCAAAGACG from Streptomyces sp. NBC_01288 carries:
- a CDS encoding YihY/virulence factor BrkB family protein: MQSASEPTERPTSRFHRARALYRNVSKRRTAWLLVKDTVNSCMEYRILGLAAEAAFFTLLSVPPLLLSLIGLLGYVDSWTGADSIAGLENNILEASRTVLSDKGVHEIAQPILHDVMKGGRPDVISIGFLFALWSGSRAVNVFIDTITVMYGLDGVRGIVKTRIVSFALFVAALLIGSIALPLMVAGPDAVVNVVPWSETVVQVLYWPVVIVLSVVFLTTLYHVSVPVRSPWIEDVPGALVALAMWVLGSYLLRIYLTSTVEGPTIYGSLAAPVAVLLWIGVSAFAVLVGAAVNAAIDRVWPAAATAAARAANERRQDEQVAEYVARMAAVRTRDGEDDDDPDDSYMPSEFPERWSRFLPPEDVTSRLRTHAKSTHTHTHKGSGDAQTPEK